Proteins encoded within one genomic window of Humulus lupulus chromosome 1, drHumLupu1.1, whole genome shotgun sequence:
- the LOC133812564 gene encoding lysM domain receptor-like kinase 4, whose protein sequence is MSSLIALFSFIIIISCSCSSIFAQQPYVREDTTECNEKHNSSSSLGYFCNGVNRSCQTFITFRAVPPYTTLAAISKLLAADPSQISALNSNKTTFGTNKLVIVPVTCSCHGGYYQSNTSYIIKPQDTYLAIANNTFQGITTCQALENQKGNPNRFELETNENITVPLRCACPTKSQVDLGVKYLMSYLVDYDDDDSTISEDFGVDNELLLKANQLTDIDNTIYPFTTLLVPLQSPPTNSSTIVRPPPPPPPPPRTSTPTIFSSNTSSNRNWLYALYGAVGGGSFVLLLGALIYCLVFCRRKKKADPTLVPANSTRLDQEKTVKISLEFLESLSDIAQSIKVYSIEELQRATNDFSINSLIEGSVYRGEIDGNPKAIKKMEGDVSKEINLLQKINHSCLIRLSGVCFNEGHWYLVYEFATNGALSDWIYNEKNNGKCLSWSQRIQIALDVATGLNYLHCFTTPSHVHKDIKCSNILLDSDFRAKIANFCLVRSTNAQQENEFSLTNHIVGTIGYLAPEYLENGLVSTKLDVYAFGVLLLEMLAGTEVSFLYKENRDLSHVYSGVLNNERKESLKQFMDPSMQEKYPSELVGFVVQIIDLCIKKNPEIRPPIEEVVKLLSKALSSSLTWESSIK, encoded by the coding sequence ATGAGTTCTCTAATTGCCCTTTTTTCCTTCATAATCATCATCAGTTGTAGCTGTTCTTCAATTTTTGCTCAGCAGCCATATGTCAGAGAAGACACAACTGAATGTAATGAAAAGCATAACTCAAGCTCTTCTCTTGGCTACTTCTGTAATGGTGTAAACAGAAGTTGTCAGACTTTCATCACTTTCAGAGCTGTGCCTCCTTACACAACCTTGGCTGCCATCTCCAAGCTTTTGGCTGCAGACCCTTCTCAGATCTCTGCATTAAACTCTAATAAGACAACGTTTGGTACAAACAAATTGGTCATAGTTCCAGTCACCTGCTCCTGTCATGGCGGATACTACCAATCAAACACGTCTTATATCATCAAGCCACAAGATACATATCTGGCTATTGCCAATAACACCTTCCAAGGCATCACAACTTGCCAGGCTCTTGAGAATCAAAAAGGTAATCCTAATCGTTTTGAACTTGAAACTAACGAAAATATTACTGTTCCTCTTAGATGTGCTTGTCCCACAAAGAGCCAAGTTGATCTTGGTGTGAAATATCTAATGAGTTACTTAGTcgattatgatgatgatgattcaACCATTAGTGAAGATTTTGGAGTAGATAACGAATTGCTTCTTAAAGCTAATCAGCTGACTGATATTGACAACACTATTTATCCATTTACCACTCTTTTGGTCCCCCTTCAAAGCCCACCAACCAATTCTTCAACCATAGTAAGGCCACCGCCGCCACCACCGCCGCCTCCTCGAACATCAACTCCCACCATTTTTTCCTCTAACACAAGCTCAAATAGAAATTGGCTTTATGCCCTTTATGGTGCTGTTGGAGGTGGCTCTTTTGTCTTACTTTTGGGTGCTTTAATCTACTGCTTAGTCTTCTGTCGAAGGAAGAAGAAAGCTGACCCGACTCTTGTCCCAGCAAACTCTACACGACTTGATCAGGAGAAAACCGTGAAAATTTCactggagttcttggagagcttATCTGATATAGCTCAATCCATCAAAGTTTACAGTATTGAAGAGCTTCAGCGGGCAACAAATGATTTTAGCATTAATTCATTGATTGAAGGCTCCGTTTACCGCGGTGAGATTGATGGAAATCCTAAAGCAATCAAGAAAATGGAAGGAGATGTCTCCAAAGAGATCAATTTATTGCAGAAGATCAACCATTCTTGTCTGATTCGTCTCTCTGGGGTTTGTTTCAATGAGGGTCATTGGTATCTTGTTTACGAGTTTGCCACCAATGGAGCCTTGAGTGATTGGATCTACAATGAAAAAAACAATGGAAAATGTCTGAGTTGGTCTCAGAGAATCCAGATAGCCTTAGATGTGGCTACAGGATTGAATTATCTTCATTGTTTCACCACTCCTTCACATGTCCACAAGGACATAAAGTGCAGCAATATCCTTCTTGACAGTGATTTCAGGGCCAAAATCGCAAACTTTTGTCTAGTAAGGTCAACAAATGCTCAACAAGAGAATGAGTTTTCTTTGACAAATCACATTGTTGGAACAATAGGCTATCTGGCTCCTGAGTACTTGGAAAATGGATTGGTCTCTACAAAACTCGATGTCTATGCATTTGGAGTTTTATTACTGGAAATGCTTGCAGGGACAGAGGTATCTTTTCTGTACAAGGAGAATAGGGACTTATCACATGTTTACAGTGGTGTGCTGAACAATGAAAGAAAAGAGAGTTTGAAGCAGTTTATGGATCCTTCAATGCAAGAGAAGTACCCTTCTGAACTTGTTGGTTTTGTGGTTCAAATCATCGACCTTTGCATAAAGAAAAATCCGGAAATTCGACCGCCAATAGAGGAGGTTGTGAAGCTTCTCTCTAAAGCTTTGAGCAGTTCACTAACATGGGAATCATCAATCAAATAA
- the LOC133812565 gene encoding lysM domain receptor-like kinase 4 — protein sequence MSSSVSSSLFCVFTLFFICSCYLIGAQQPYVGKTTSDCGNQHNSSSGLGYFCNGGNRSCQTYVTFRAIPKYNTVSAISTLLGADPSQVSLINSVPETTTFDTNKLVIVPVNCSCSGEFYQSNTSYVVNEGDQYSLIANELFQGLATCQAIMNQPGNPIPTGLIPGQRISVPLRCACPTKNQSDSVVNYLISYLIGKGESPQPISQRFEIDEDLLRRANSLSQQDIIFPNTTLLVPLDKPPSSSQTVEPPTPPPSPPVTPPTTTSPSKSSKKTWVYALIGALGGTAFLLVLGAIIYCRVFRKSKKKLEPALLPKSFEANEKAVDKKIEESQDFLDSLSDIAQSIKVYKFEELQLATNYFSNSNLVKGSVYKGTIKGDFAAIKKVDGDISKEINVMQKINHSNLIRLSGICFNEGFWYLVYEYAANGPLSSWIHHKRKDGMFLNWTQRIQIALDVAAGLNYLHNFATSSHVHKDVKSSNILLDSDFRAKIANFGLTRSTQGHDGQYSLTKHVVGTIGYMAPEYLENGVVSTKLDVYAFGVLLLEMLTGKAVSVLYEENKHLSDLLSAVINDEEQVGLKNFMDPSMEEKYPSEFVIFVVRIIEGCLKKNPDARAPMDEIVQLLSRTLSNSLNWELSNSSVE from the coding sequence ATGAGTTCCTctgtttcttcttctcttttctgtGTTTTCACTCTCTTCTTCATTTGTAGCTGTTATTTGATCGGTGCACAGCAGCCTTACGTGGGAAAGACCACATCAGATTGTGGCAATCAACATAACTCATCTTCTGGTCTGGGCTACTTCTGCAATGGAGGGAACAGAAGTTGCCAAACTTATGTTACTTTCAGAGCCATTCCTAAGTACAACACCGTTTCAGCCATATCTACTCTTTTGGGGGCCGACCCTTCTCAGGTCTCGCTGATAAATTCAGTCCCGGAAACGACAACGTTTGATACAAACAAGTTGGTGATTGTTCCGGTCAACTGTTCCTGTTCCGGTGAGTTCTATCAGTCAAACACTTCTTATGTTGTCAACGAAGGTGATCAATATTCCTTAATTGCTAATGAACTATTTCAAGGCCTCGCAACTTGCCAAGCTATTATGAATCAACCCGGAAATCCCATTCCTACTGGTCTTATTCCCGGTCAAAGAATTAGTGTTCCTCTTAGATGTGCTTGTCCCACAAAGAACCAAAGTGATTCCGTTGTGAACTATCTTATTAGCTACTTAATAGGTAAGGGTGAGTCTCCCCAACCCATAAGCCAAAGATTTGAGATAGATGAAGACTTACTTCGTAGAGCAAATAGTCTGTCTCAGCAAGATATCATTTTTCCAAACACCACTCTTTTGGTTCCTCTTGATAAGCCACCATCAAGTTCTCAAACTGTAGAGCCACCAACACCGCCACCATCGCCTCCAGTGACTCCTCCTACTACCACTTCTCCTTCTAAGAGCTCAAAGAAAACTTGGGTTTATGCCCTTATTGGTGCTCTTGGAGGAACTGCTTTTCTGTTGGTCTTAGGCGCCATAATCTACTGCAGAGTATTTCGAAAAAGCAAGAAGAAACTTGAACCTGCTCTTCTCCCAAAAAGCTTCGAGGCAAATGAGAAAGCAGTAGACAAAAAGATTGAAGAATCACAGGACTTCTTAGATAGTTTATCTGATATAGCTCAATCAatcaaagtttacaaatttgagGAACTTCAGCTGGCTACAAATTATTTTAGTAATAGTAATTTGGTTAAAGGATCTGTTTACAAGGGTACAATAAAAGGAGATTTTGCAGCTATCAAGAAAGTTGATGGAGATATCTCTAAAGAGATCAATGTAATGCAGAAGATCAACCATTCTAATCTCATTCGTCTTTCTGGGATTTGTTTCAATGAGGGTTTTTGGTATCTTGTCTATGAGTATGCTGCCAATGGACCTTTGAGTAGCTGGATCCACCATAAAAGAAAAGATGGAATGTTTTTGAATTGGACTCAGAGAATTCAGATTGCTTTAGATGTGGCTGCAGGGCTGAATTATCTTCATAACTTTGCTACTTCTTCTCATGTTCACAAGGACGTCAAGAGCAGTAATATTCTTCTCGATAGTGATTTTAGAGCTAAGATTGCAAACTTTGGTCTAACAAGATCAACACAAGGGCATGATGGCCAATATTCTTTGACAAAGCATGTTGTTGGGACAATAGGTTACATGGCCCCTGAGTACTTAGAAAATGGAGTGGTGTCTACAAAGCTTGATGTCTATGCATTTGGAGTTTTGTTGCTGGAAATGCTCACTGGGAAAGCGGTTTCTGTACTGTATGAAGAAAATAAGCACTTATCTGATTTATTGAGTGCCGTAATTAATGATGAAGAACAAGTTGGTTTGAAGAACTTTATGGATCCCTCCATGGAAGAGAAGTATCCTTCTGAATTTGTTATCTTTGTGGTTCGAATTATCGAAGGTTGCTTAAAGAAAAATCCAGATGCTCGGGCTCCCATGGATGAGATTGTTCAGCTTCTCTCAAGAACCTTGAGCAATTCATTGAACTGGGAATTGTCAAACAGCTCTGTTGAGTAG